From a single Sphingobium lignivorans genomic region:
- a CDS encoding response regulator: protein MPRMNLRTNGSEERPVPSVVLIVEDNAIIAMNTESLLLDLGVADVRSASSVTDALALMDEVDFQFAILDLRLSEDETSLPVAERLLKAGTPFVFATGFGEEADMPAGFSHAPILKKPYGFEDLSRVLRG, encoded by the coding sequence ATGCCGCGCATGAACCTGCGTACCAACGGGAGCGAAGAGCGCCCTGTCCCGAGCGTGGTCCTGATTGTCGAGGACAACGCCATCATCGCAATGAACACTGAGTCGTTGCTTCTCGACCTGGGCGTGGCGGATGTCCGCAGCGCTTCGAGCGTGACCGACGCCCTGGCGCTCATGGACGAAGTGGATTTCCAGTTCGCCATTCTCGATTTGCGACTCAGCGAGGATGAAACCAGCCTGCCGGTCGCCGAACGGCTCCTGAAGGCAGGCACGCCTTTCGTCTTCGCGACCGGTTTCGGGGAGGAGGCGGACATGCCGGCCGGTTTTTCACACGCCCCCATTCTCAAGAAGCCCTACGGGTTCGAGGATCTGTCGCGCGTCCTGCGCGGCTGA